One Longimicrobiaceae bacterium genomic window, CGCGCGAGGAGCAACGTTATCTTTCCGCCGGGCCAGCAGGAGAACGCAACGAGAGAGGGAGGGCACGTGCCCAGTGACGAGGCAGGGACGCGCGAGGCGATCGGCGAGATCGGCGTTCGCGTGGAGCGCGGTGAGCGCATCACCACCGCCGACACGGCGGTGCTGTGGGAGCACGCCACCGACGACGAGCTGAAGCGGATGGCGGGAGCGGTGCGGGCGCGCTTCCACGCGCCGCGCCGCGCCACCTACATGGTGATGCGCATCATCAACTACACGAACGTCTGCGTGGCGCAGTGCGACTACTGCGCCTTCTACGTGCTGCCCAACCGCGAAGGCGGCTACGTGCTGACGCGGGAAGACGTCTTCGCCAAGATCGACGACCTGCTGGAGGCGGGCGGCGACCTGGCGGCGTTCAACGGCGGCTTCAACCCCAAGCTGCCGCTGCACTACTACTGCGACCTGTTCGCCGCCGTCCGCGAGCGATACGGCGACCGGGTGGAGTTCTACGCGCTGACCATCGCCGAGTTCATGTACCTGGCCGACCGCGCGAACCTCTCGCACGCAGAGACGGCGGCTCGCCTGCGCGATTCTGGCGTGCACTGGATCACCGGCGGCGGGTCCGAGATCCTCACCGAGGACTTCCGCAAGCGCCACGCGAAGTTCAAGTACACGGTCGCCGAGTACTTCCAGGCCCAGCGCGCCATCGTAGAGACCGGCCTGCGGACGACGGCGACGATGGTGATCGGCTTCGACGAGACGCTGGACGAACGCCTGGAGCACCTCCAGCGCACCCGCGACTTCCAGGACGAGTGCCTGGCGGATGGGATGGACGGCCTCTTCTCCTTCCTCTGCTGGACGTACAAGCCGTACGGGACGGAATTCGCCGGCCGCGAGATCTCGCCGCGCGAGTATCACCGCCACCTGGCTCTGTCGCGCATCTTCCTGGACAACGTGAAGCACGTTCGCACGTCG contains:
- a CDS encoding radical SAM protein, with amino-acid sequence MPSDEAGTREAIGEIGVRVERGERITTADTAVLWEHATDDELKRMAGAVRARFHAPRRATYMVMRIINYTNVCVAQCDYCAFYVLPNREGGYVLTREDVFAKIDDLLEAGGDLAAFNGGFNPKLPLHYYCDLFAAVRERYGDRVEFYALTIAEFMYLADRANLSHAETAARLRDSGVHWITGGGSEILTEDFRKRHAKFKYTVAEYFQAQRAIVETGLRTTATMVIGFDETLDERLEHLQRTRDFQDECLADGMDGLFSFLCWTYKPYGTEFAGREISPREYHRHLALSRIFLDNVKHVRTSVLTLNENAFRGLEFGADDFDLPIEDEVTQKAGATIDRNLDRLLAIPRALGYEVEYRHAERPPVAAPA